From one Lolium rigidum isolate FL_2022 chromosome 4, APGP_CSIRO_Lrig_0.1, whole genome shotgun sequence genomic stretch:
- the LOC124646844 gene encoding uncharacterized protein LOC124646844, whose product MAGGCKAAIGCVDARVPVRASYVSLYKWPESDAEFVRSVAMARRHHHQPESPAAACYSGGSASMRRSGGVGVEGYGGESPRVVDSYSCRQMYLRSYTFSTKKETVPERTMACLGRVRERAAVFPSFLPNRSGGGGSDAGSSFGSSSGGGRYSGRDQDGGRRGTAGGGSKGRRKRRRKNKGCAVVRRLQEASCGAVRAIFRRLLACTTTVDVEVAEPPPYSGR is encoded by the coding sequence ATGGCGGGCGGGTGCAAGGCGGCCATCGGGTGCGTGGACGCGCGGGTGCCGGTGCGCGCCAGCTACGTCAGCCTCTACAAGTGGCCCGAGTCCGACGCCGAGTTCGTCCGCTCCGTGGCCATGgcgcggcgccaccaccaccagccggAGAGCCCCGCGGCCGCGTGCTACAGCGGCGGCAGCGCCAGCATGCGCCGGTCCGGCGGGGTCGGGGTCGAAGGGTACGGCGGCGAGAGCCCGAGGGTGGTGGACAGCTACTCGTGCCGGCAGATGTACCTCCGCAGCTACACCTTCTCCACGAAAAAGGAGACGGTGCCAGAGCGCACCATGGCGTGCCTCGGCCGCGTTCGGGAGCGCGCTGCCGTTTTCCCCAGCTTCCTCCCCAACCGCAGCGGGGGCGGCGGATCCGACGCCGGAAGCTCCTTCGGCAGCTCGAGTGGCGGTGGTCGGTACTCCGGGAGGGATCAAGACGGCGGGCGCAGAGGGACTGCTGGTGGCGGGAGCAAAGGGAGAAGGAAGCGACGGAGGAAGAATAAGGGGTGCGCGGTGGTGAGGAGGCTGCAGGAGGCGTCGTGTGGGGCGGTGCGGGCCATCTTCCGCCGCCTGCTCGCGTGCACCACCACCGTCGACGTCGAGGTTGCCGAGCCGCCACCTTATTCCGGCCGGTGA